Proteins co-encoded in one Halococcoides cellulosivorans genomic window:
- a CDS encoding ZIP family metal transporter — protein sequence MHDDSTRLATGVSVLTAIAFAAVLAVGLWGGRTTLVGVVAFGFVAMVAGVAISVVGEFDRPRRQIWAYGLASGAMLASAAALLAPKAIAPQGAFATQTATYGGFAIAAGYLLGYAGHELGHLLTHHDLPLNATVSELTVHALAAGTIMGVVYGSLPGLSALFGFGVLAHKFPAGFTGSESLRTAGLPRTVMVVPAAAVALAAIPVSLVMPDLSEVVQAIFYGVSTGVFAHVAVDMLPECSHVGSHSESGHGSVECSRDADRLRRHAVASTVAGAGAIVALWHVAAMV from the coding sequence ATGCACGACGACTCCACGCGACTCGCGACCGGTGTGAGTGTGCTAACCGCGATAGCGTTCGCGGCGGTCCTCGCGGTAGGACTCTGGGGAGGCCGGACGACGCTGGTCGGCGTCGTCGCCTTCGGGTTCGTCGCGATGGTCGCTGGCGTGGCCATCAGCGTCGTCGGTGAGTTCGACCGGCCCAGGCGACAGATATGGGCCTACGGTCTGGCGAGTGGTGCGATGCTCGCGAGCGCGGCGGCCCTGCTCGCGCCGAAGGCCATCGCCCCGCAGGGCGCGTTCGCCACGCAAACGGCCACCTACGGCGGGTTCGCCATCGCGGCGGGCTATCTGCTCGGGTACGCGGGCCACGAACTCGGGCACCTCCTGACCCACCACGACCTGCCGCTGAACGCGACGGTAAGCGAACTCACCGTCCACGCGCTGGCGGCGGGGACGATCATGGGCGTGGTCTACGGGTCGCTCCCGGGCCTCTCGGCGCTGTTCGGGTTCGGCGTCCTCGCCCACAAGTTCCCCGCTGGCTTCACGGGGTCCGAATCGCTCCGGACCGCCGGACTGCCCCGGACCGTAATGGTCGTCCCCGCCGCCGCGGTCGCACTCGCGGCGATCCCCGTCTCGCTCGTGATGCCGGACCTCTCGGAGGTCGTGCAGGCGATCTTCTACGGCGTCTCGACGGGCGTGTTCGCCCACGTCGCCGTCGACATGCTCCCCGAGTGTTCTCACGTGGGCAGCCACAGCGAGTCGGGCCACGGCAGCGTCGAGTGCTCGCGAGACGCCGACCGACTCCGCCGCCACGCCGTGGCGAGTACGGTCGCCGGCGCGGGCGCGATCGTCGCCCTCTGGCACGTCGCCGCGATGGTCTGA
- a CDS encoding type 1 glutamine amidotransferase gives MTTPRVALVDASLGSTPAERNFRREIDLPIRVWPVSEGDLPPPVEDWDGDAVVVSGSQTAVDDDRAWIDRTAAWVADAVARDVPVLGVCWGHQLLARALGGRVEPMGEYELGYTTIDRVATDPVLDLPDEFCAFESHSDRVVDLPPDAAVVATSDRSIQAFRAGSALGVQFHPEYDIETARWVVENKREELSDERVDALLAGITPERHAETQAAKQVFEGFEELVSRRA, from the coding sequence ATGACCACACCGCGTGTCGCGCTGGTCGACGCCTCGCTTGGCTCGACGCCCGCCGAGCGGAATTTCCGCCGCGAGATCGATCTGCCGATCCGGGTCTGGCCGGTCAGCGAGGGCGATCTCCCGCCGCCGGTCGAGGACTGGGACGGCGACGCCGTGGTCGTGTCTGGCTCCCAGACGGCGGTCGACGACGATCGCGCGTGGATCGATCGCACGGCCGCGTGGGTGGCCGACGCGGTCGCCCGCGACGTGCCCGTTCTGGGCGTCTGCTGGGGCCACCAACTGCTCGCTCGCGCGCTCGGCGGGCGGGTCGAACCGATGGGCGAGTACGAACTCGGGTATACGACGATCGACCGCGTGGCCACGGATCCAGTCCTCGACCTGCCCGACGAGTTCTGTGCGTTCGAGAGTCACAGCGATCGGGTGGTCGATCTCCCGCCGGACGCGGCCGTCGTCGCGACGTCCGACCGCTCGATCCAGGCGTTTCGTGCCGGGTCGGCGCTCGGCGTGCAGTTCCACCCCGAGTACGATATCGAGACGGCCCGCTGGGTCGTCGAGAACAAACGCGAGGAGTTGTCCGACGAGCGCGTGGACGCGCTTCTCGCCGGGATCACGCCCGAGCGTCACGCCGAGACCCAGGCCGCGAAGCAGGTCTTCGAGGGGTTCGAGGAACTCGTTTCCCGCCGCGCTTGA
- the dacZ gene encoding diadenylate cyclase DacZ, whose product MSSLRSIFESITADVDGVLLFSPSQDQYEEVTADGDDPPIVVGPSNEVDAATFVELPLDFSDPTERIRFGLEGAIATDLLAGDAVVVCVMGMFTAAPDTIVRVRADEFSRSGVYDLFANSRADPSVIRDVFEVAVELGRKGQKGKPVGALFVVGDAGTVMNKSRPLSYNPFEKSHVHVGDPIVNVMLKEFSRLDGAFVISDSGKIVSAYRYLEPAAEGVDIPKGLGARHMAAGAITRDTGSIAVVLSESDGMVRAFKAGELVLELDPEAY is encoded by the coding sequence ATGAGTTCCCTCCGGTCGATTTTCGAGTCGATCACCGCCGACGTCGACGGGGTCTTGCTTTTCTCACCGAGTCAGGATCAGTACGAGGAGGTGACCGCCGATGGAGACGACCCGCCGATCGTCGTCGGCCCCTCCAACGAGGTCGACGCCGCAACCTTTGTCGAACTCCCGCTGGATTTCTCCGATCCGACCGAGCGGATCCGCTTCGGCCTCGAGGGCGCGATCGCGACCGATCTGCTCGCCGGCGACGCCGTGGTGGTCTGTGTCATGGGGATGTTCACCGCCGCTCCGGACACCATCGTGCGCGTGCGCGCCGACGAGTTCAGCCGCTCGGGGGTGTACGACCTGTTCGCGAACTCCCGGGCCGACCCGAGCGTGATTCGCGACGTCTTCGAGGTCGCCGTCGAACTCGGGCGGAAAGGCCAGAAAGGCAAGCCCGTCGGGGCCCTGTTCGTCGTCGGCGACGCCGGCACGGTGATGAACAAGTCTCGCCCACTCTCCTACAACCCCTTCGAGAAGTCCCACGTCCACGTCGGTGACCCCATCGTGAACGTCATGCTCAAGGAGTTCTCCCGCCTGGACGGGGCCTTTGTCATCTCGGATTCGGGCAAAATCGTCTCCGCGTACCGGTATCTCGAACCCGCCGCCGAGGGCGTCGACATCCCGAAAGGATTGGGTGCGCGTCACATGGCCGCGGGCGCGATCACGCGCGACACGGGGTCGATCGCGGTCGTGTTGAGCGAGAGCGACGGCATGGTTCGGGCGTTCAAGGCGGGTGAACTCGTCCTCGAACTGGATCCGGAGGCATACTGA
- a CDS encoding geranylgeranylglyceryl/heptaprenylglyceryl phosphate synthase, producing MTLSVRRGLATLGRTATIVGRLLGIRDSPVPDEWTHVTKIDPERGKDLPLCFPLYLQHTSAVEVGGSTDVTDANTEETLELVANRPRPAIQEPSGVKQITERTRSLASFMAIPEVLNGDVESLIGTLGAGVEYLDEELAPEAVESAAGWLPPWLADPLTEAAVDWILASAAFEAYIVMNPDSAAARESGVTADDLLDPRTAKRRAMAAERHLDSEIVYLEYSGTFGGTEATAILEAISEGVSRPQIWYGGGLGNREDARAVLDAGADAVVVGNVFHEIADEQRSTVRRALTALDHDADRAAIASWIDDAVDVSASSAASYLSTNLDVARPTERAREYLITTIATALALEAVRAELPADPDLAAVADAVARADPPVLDELDGVVDRDWARGLLVAALADSLGIETDRPVQHLAAPIAHS from the coding sequence ATGACGCTGTCAGTTCGTCGCGGCCTCGCCACGCTCGGGCGGACGGCGACGATCGTCGGCCGGCTCCTCGGGATTCGAGACTCGCCAGTGCCCGACGAGTGGACCCACGTGACGAAGATCGACCCAGAGCGCGGCAAGGACCTCCCGCTGTGCTTTCCGCTGTATCTCCAGCACACCAGTGCCGTCGAGGTCGGCGGGTCGACCGACGTCACCGACGCCAATACCGAGGAGACGCTGGAACTGGTCGCGAACCGTCCGCGTCCGGCGATCCAGGAGCCCTCGGGGGTCAAACAGATCACCGAGCGCACGCGCAGTCTCGCCTCGTTCATGGCGATCCCGGAGGTGCTCAACGGCGACGTCGAGAGTTTGATCGGCACGCTCGGGGCCGGCGTCGAGTACCTCGACGAGGAACTCGCGCCCGAGGCCGTCGAGTCGGCCGCGGGGTGGCTCCCGCCCTGGCTCGCCGATCCCCTCACCGAGGCCGCGGTCGACTGGATCCTCGCGAGTGCGGCCTTCGAGGCGTATATCGTGATGAACCCCGACAGCGCCGCCGCGCGGGAGTCCGGGGTCACCGCCGACGACCTGCTCGACCCCCGGACGGCCAAACGACGTGCGATGGCCGCCGAGCGACACCTCGACAGCGAGATCGTCTATCTCGAATACTCGGGGACGTTCGGTGGGACCGAAGCGACGGCGATCCTCGAAGCCATCTCCGAGGGTGTGAGTCGCCCCCAGATCTGGTACGGTGGCGGCCTGGGCAACCGGGAGGATGCCCGCGCGGTCCTCGATGCGGGGGCGGACGCCGTCGTCGTCGGCAACGTCTTCCACGAGATCGCTGACGAACAGCGCTCGACCGTCCGGCGCGCGCTCACCGCGCTGGATCACGACGCCGACCGCGCGGCGATCGCGTCCTGGATCGACGACGCCGTCGACGTCTCCGCATCGAGTGCCGCGAGCTACCTCTCGACGAATCTGGACGTCGCCCGCCCCACCGAGCGCGCTCGTGAGTACCTGATCACGACGATCGCGACCGCGCTGGCGCTGGAGGCGGTCCGGGCGGAGTTGCCCGCCGATCCGGATCTGGCGGCCGTTGCCGACGCGGTCGCGCGGGCGGACCCGCCGGTACTGGACGAACTCGACGGGGTGGTGGATCGCGACTGGGCCCGCGGCCTGCTGGTCGCGGCGCTGGCCGACAGCCTCGGCATCGAGACCGACCGCCCGGTCCAGCACCTCGCGGCGCCGATCGCGCACTCCTGA
- a CDS encoding TDT family transporter: protein MSTQTGSIWKGSPRLERVVEQFGPQWFGSTMGTGALGVALSMVAAATGVGAVQVVARAFVVLTALLTVAFTIPWLVRTVTHPEQVRADLAHPIRSQFFPTMPITLIVLGLGIARTMGGVLSQAILRPALTLLFVLGSAGIVAFGFLLVVLLFTNDDIAIDHGVFAWYIPPVSHLVIPLLGFWLVEQYYAGTATGALFFAVSTMAIGVGTFMFLFVGSIVFHRYAYGSLPPEKLAPTFVIGLAPTAILVVAIGRLIGALEAGVGLSIAVEPLVPFLKLLALGLWGFTAWWFVLTLSLVAHYVARRDHPFFFTWWAYTFPTAAVAIASGVMAHLFGTVVFEAALIAITTLLTAVWIVTATLTGRMILRGQAFRPED, encoded by the coding sequence ATGTCGACACAGACTGGATCCATCTGGAAGGGCTCTCCGAGGCTGGAACGGGTCGTCGAACAGTTCGGTCCGCAGTGGTTCGGATCGACGATGGGGACGGGCGCGCTCGGCGTCGCGCTCTCGATGGTGGCCGCGGCGACCGGCGTGGGGGCCGTGCAGGTCGTCGCCCGGGCGTTCGTCGTGCTGACGGCGCTGTTGACGGTCGCGTTCACGATCCCCTGGCTCGTCCGGACGGTCACGCATCCCGAGCAGGTTCGGGCGGACCTCGCGCATCCGATCCGGAGTCAGTTCTTCCCGACGATGCCGATCACGCTGATCGTCCTGGGACTGGGTATCGCGCGCACGATGGGCGGCGTCCTCTCTCAGGCGATCTTGCGCCCGGCGCTGACACTACTATTCGTGCTGGGGAGCGCCGGGATCGTGGCCTTCGGCTTTCTGTTGGTCGTCTTGCTCTTCACCAACGACGACATCGCGATCGATCACGGCGTGTTCGCGTGGTACATCCCGCCGGTGAGCCACCTCGTCATCCCGCTGTTGGGCTTCTGGCTGGTCGAACAGTATTACGCCGGGACGGCGACCGGGGCGCTCTTTTTCGCCGTCTCGACGATGGCGATCGGGGTGGGAACGTTCATGTTCCTGTTCGTCGGGTCGATCGTCTTCCACCGGTACGCCTACGGGAGTCTCCCGCCGGAGAAACTCGCCCCAACCTTTGTGATCGGCCTCGCGCCGACCGCGATCCTGGTCGTCGCGATCGGTCGCCTGATCGGCGCGCTGGAGGCGGGGGTCGGTCTCTCGATCGCCGTCGAGCCACTCGTCCCCTTCCTGAAACTGCTCGCACTCGGACTCTGGGGGTTCACCGCGTGGTGGTTCGTGTTGACGCTGTCGCTGGTCGCCCACTACGTCGCCCGGCGTGACCACCCGTTCTTTTTCACGTGGTGGGCGTACACGTTCCCCACGGCGGCGGTCGCCATCGCCTCGGGCGTGATGGCCCACCTGTTCGGGACGGTGGTCTTCGAGGCCGCGCTGATCGCGATCACCACGCTGTTGACGGCCGTCTGGATCGTCACCGCGACGCTCACGGGTCGGATGATCCTCCGCGGGCAGGCGTTCCGCCCCGAGGATTAG
- a CDS encoding metal-dependent transcriptional regulator: MSKSTLDADDRPVSPGEGRYLCGILDRQLRSDPPISNGALADSLGVSAASVTEMVEAFADRGFVAYTPYEGVELTDRGERIAREILWRRCTVEQYFERHLDVEMAVQRAYRVGRSLPAAAIEAMHGEIDRTCQTACEATTASDCPTLAP, encoded by the coding sequence ATGAGTAAGTCCACACTCGACGCAGACGATCGGCCCGTCAGTCCGGGGGAAGGACGGTACCTCTGCGGGATTCTCGACCGCCAGTTGCGGTCCGACCCGCCGATCAGCAACGGCGCGCTCGCGGACTCTCTCGGCGTGAGTGCGGCGAGCGTCACCGAGATGGTCGAGGCGTTCGCGGATCGCGGCTTCGTCGCGTACACCCCCTACGAGGGCGTCGAACTCACCGATCGCGGCGAGCGAATCGCCCGGGAGATCCTCTGGCGGCGCTGTACCGTCGAACAGTATTTCGAGCGCCACCTCGACGTCGAGATGGCGGTCCAGCGGGCCTATCGCGTCGGGCGGTCGCTGCCCGCCGCGGCGATCGAGGCGATGCACGGAGAGATCGACCGGACCTGCCAGACAGCCTGTGAGGCGACCACGGCGAGCGACTGCCCGACGCTCGCTCCCTAA
- a CDS encoding mechanosensitive ion channel domain-containing protein, with product MAAVGVALPDLAPIGADLLVVAVAAAIVGPAAALIVRYVARRILEEAGIEQSVEGTVFDRSIRRLGLSTIGFFALLPALFIYALTVLVALNTTQLLRTELSASATALFPNVFVAIVFVVVGLIAGDKAGLMLEERLKGVKLPQVRIVADGVKWSIFFLAALLGLTQIGIATLPLVVVLAGYLFALVVFGAVAFRVPLSAAAAGAYLLLSEPYSIGDEVVVDDHRGIVQEVDLFVTHIERDTEEYIVPNHRVLRSGIVRVRE from the coding sequence ATGGCCGCCGTCGGTGTCGCCCTCCCCGACCTGGCGCCGATCGGCGCGGACCTGCTGGTGGTCGCGGTCGCCGCCGCGATCGTCGGGCCGGCGGCGGCGCTGATCGTCCGCTACGTCGCCCGGCGGATCCTGGAGGAGGCGGGGATCGAACAGAGCGTCGAGGGGACGGTCTTCGACCGGTCGATCCGTCGCCTGGGGCTGTCGACGATCGGCTTTTTCGCGCTCCTGCCCGCCCTGTTCATCTACGCGCTGACGGTGCTGGTCGCGTTGAACACCACCCAACTCCTCCGGACGGAACTGTCCGCGAGCGCGACCGCCCTGTTCCCGAACGTCTTCGTCGCCATCGTGTTCGTCGTCGTCGGCCTGATCGCCGGTGACAAGGCCGGGTTGATGCTCGAAGAACGTCTGAAGGGCGTCAAACTCCCGCAGGTTCGGATCGTCGCTGACGGCGTCAAGTGGTCGATTTTCTTCCTCGCGGCACTGCTCGGGTTGACCCAGATCGGTATCGCGACGCTCCCGCTGGTGGTCGTCCTCGCGGGCTATCTGTTCGCCCTCGTCGTCTTCGGCGCGGTCGCCTTTCGCGTGCCGCTGTCGGCGGCCGCCGCCGGCGCGTACCTCCTCTTGAGCGAACCGTACAGTATCGGGGACGAGGTCGTCGTCGACGACCACCGCGGGATCGTCCAGGAGGTCGACCTGTTCGTCACGCACATCGAACGGGACACCGAGGAGTACATCGTCCCGAACCACCGCGTCCTCCGGTCTGGCATCGTTCGCGTTCGGGAGTGA
- a CDS encoding radical SAM protein, with protein MDLAYGPVPSRRLHKSLGINTIPPTTCPYACVYCQLGPTTTSGTDRREFHSPDEIAAAVRERLDAVRSAGESVDYLSIVPDGEPTLDANLGGTIDRLQDFDVDVAVISNGSLLADPEVRADLARADWVSIKVDAGTATTWRQVDRPNGRLDFEAIQRGKEAFAADFDGTLTTETMLVDGVNDEAHHLDATVDRVAAIDPDTAYIAVPTRPPDEDWVDPATEAALARAYSIFDERLDTVEYLIGAEGPAFAATGDIRADLLGVTAVHPMREADVREMLDRDDADWAVVEDLIASGALLEREYGGTTYYLRAIQTE; from the coding sequence ATGGACCTCGCGTACGGCCCTGTGCCGTCGCGTCGCCTGCACAAGAGTCTCGGGATCAACACGATTCCGCCGACGACCTGTCCGTACGCCTGCGTGTACTGCCAACTCGGACCGACGACGACCAGCGGGACCGACCGGCGGGAGTTCCACTCGCCCGACGAGATCGCGGCGGCGGTCCGCGAGCGCCTCGACGCGGTCCGGTCGGCCGGCGAGTCAGTCGACTACCTCTCGATCGTCCCCGACGGCGAACCGACGCTCGACGCGAACCTCGGCGGGACGATCGACCGCCTGCAGGACTTCGACGTGGACGTGGCGGTCATCTCGAACGGATCTCTGCTCGCGGATCCGGAGGTGCGGGCCGACCTGGCACGCGCGGACTGGGTGTCGATCAAAGTCGACGCGGGCACGGCGACGACCTGGCGACAGGTCGACCGGCCGAACGGCCGGCTGGATTTCGAGGCGATCCAGCGCGGCAAAGAGGCGTTCGCGGCCGATTTCGACGGGACGCTCACGACCGAGACGATGCTCGTCGACGGCGTCAACGACGAGGCCCACCACCTCGATGCGACCGTCGATCGCGTCGCGGCGATCGACCCCGACACGGCCTACATCGCCGTTCCGACGCGTCCACCCGACGAGGACTGGGTTGACCCCGCAACGGAGGCGGCACTCGCCCGTGCGTATTCGATCTTCGACGAGCGGTTGGACACCGTCGAGTACCTCATCGGGGCTGAAGGGCCGGCGTTTGCAGCGACCGGCGATATCCGAGCCGACCTGCTCGGCGTGACGGCGGTCCACCCGATGCGCGAAGCAGATGTCCGGGAGATGCTCGACCGGGACGACGCCGATTGGGCGGTCGTCGAGGACCTCATCGCATCGGGCGCATTGCTCGAACGGGAGTACGGCGGGACGACCTACTATCTCCGCGCGATCCAGACGGAGTGA
- a CDS encoding class I SAM-dependent methyltransferase, producing the protein MSKNPFDRRAAEYDAWFDTHAAVYRSELAALRRVAPSTIGRGLAIGVGTGRFAAPLRVSVGVDPSVAMLARARERGVRPLVGVAESLPVASDRFDTALVVTTVCFLDDLDRALAEAGRVLRPGATILVGHIDRESPLGRRYRERAAADSFYREAIFHSTANILDALEDAGFTEQATAQTLFEDADADGPDPVEAGHGEGSFVALAAQR; encoded by the coding sequence GTGTCGAAGAACCCGTTCGATCGGCGGGCGGCCGAGTACGACGCGTGGTTCGACACACACGCGGCCGTCTACCGGTCCGAACTCGCCGCGCTCCGTCGCGTCGCGCCCTCGACGATCGGTCGTGGACTCGCGATCGGCGTCGGGACCGGGCGATTCGCCGCGCCGCTTCGCGTGAGCGTCGGCGTCGATCCGTCCGTCGCGATGCTCGCGAGGGCCCGCGAGCGCGGCGTTCGGCCCCTCGTCGGCGTCGCCGAGTCGCTACCGGTCGCCAGCGATCGGTTCGACACCGCGCTCGTAGTGACGACGGTCTGTTTTCTGGACGACCTCGATCGGGCGCTCGCCGAAGCCGGCCGGGTGCTCCGGCCCGGCGCGACGATCCTCGTCGGCCATATCGACCGCGAGAGCCCGCTCGGACGGCGCTATCGAGAGCGAGCGGCGGCCGACTCGTTCTATCGCGAGGCTATTTTTCACTCGACGGCAAATATTCTGGACGCGCTCGAAGATGCTGGCTTCACCGAGCAGGCGACCGCGCAGACGCTGTTCGAGGACGCCGACGCTGACGGCCCAGACCCGGTCGAGGCGGGCCACGGAGAGGGGTCGTTCGTCGCACTCGCAGCGCAGCGGTGA
- a CDS encoding peroxiredoxin — protein MVSERDPTTSMPLIGDDFPEITVETTHGDRSLPDDYAGEWLVVFSHPGDFTPVCTSEFVAFEDRREAFEERNASLLGLSVDRVHSHLKWTDWIDEELDVEIGFPIVADEGGQMAGRLGMLQSASGTSTVRAVFLVDPEGIVRQVLYYPEEIGRNVDEILRSLDALQHSDSEGVATPANWPDNERFGDRVLLPPPGSREAVAERESEADSEGYEQYDWWFTLVDE, from the coding sequence ATGGTATCAGAGCGCGACCCCACGACGTCGATGCCGCTGATCGGCGACGACTTTCCCGAGATCACCGTCGAGACGACCCACGGCGACCGATCGCTGCCCGACGACTACGCGGGCGAGTGGCTCGTCGTGTTCAGCCACCCGGGCGATTTCACGCCGGTCTGTACCAGCGAGTTCGTCGCCTTCGAGGATCGCCGCGAGGCCTTCGAAGAGCGCAACGCCAGCCTGCTGGGCCTCTCGGTCGATCGCGTCCACTCCCATCTGAAGTGGACCGACTGGATCGACGAGGAACTCGACGTGGAGATCGGGTTCCCGATCGTCGCCGACGAGGGCGGCCAGATGGCCGGTCGGCTGGGCATGCTCCAGTCCGCCTCGGGGACGAGCACGGTCCGGGCGGTCTTCCTCGTCGACCCCGAGGGGATCGTCCGGCAGGTGCTGTACTATCCCGAGGAGATCGGGCGCAACGTCGACGAGATCCTGCGGTCGCTGGACGCACTCCAGCACAGCGACAGCGAGGGCGTCGCGACGCCCGCGAACTGGCCCGACAACGAGCGCTTCGGTGATCGCGTCCTTCTCCCGCCACCGGGCAGTCGCGAGGCCGTGGCCGAGCGCGAGAGCGAGGCCGATAGCGAGGGCTACGAGCAGTACGACTGGTGGTTCACGCTCGTAGACGAGTAG
- a CDS encoding MBL fold metallo-hydrolase → MPTVTILADNEVKGSRPKGLRAEWGFSAAIDDLLYDTGQTGVAAHNAALLDEGPFETIVLSHGHYDHTTALPDFLDDADDLYCHPAAFEGKYHGDEPIGMRYDREWLESRIDVKTHTDPVELRPGIHALGEIPREYPDSRTGEIREDGELVDDPVRDDQSLAVESSDGVSLVLGCCHAGLRNTIAYAESVFDRPVRTVVGGTHLRADSREAIAPIVDWLDGRIERIAPTHCTGQVARRALDDRFGEAFVRVGAGSRIDL, encoded by the coding sequence ATGCCCACCGTCACCATCCTCGCGGACAACGAAGTGAAAGGCTCTCGACCGAAAGGCCTGCGCGCCGAGTGGGGCTTTTCCGCGGCGATCGACGACCTCCTCTATGATACGGGCCAGACCGGCGTCGCGGCCCACAACGCCGCACTGCTCGACGAGGGCCCGTTCGAGACGATCGTCTTGAGCCACGGGCACTACGACCACACGACCGCACTGCCCGACTTCCTCGACGACGCCGACGACCTCTACTGTCACCCGGCTGCGTTCGAGGGTAAATATCACGGCGACGAGCCGATCGGGATGCGCTACGACCGCGAGTGGCTCGAATCGCGGATCGACGTGAAGACCCACACCGACCCCGTCGAACTCCGGCCCGGAATCCACGCACTCGGGGAGATTCCCCGCGAGTACCCCGACAGTCGGACGGGCGAGATCCGCGAGGACGGCGAACTGGTCGACGATCCCGTGCGTGACGACCAGTCGCTCGCCGTCGAGAGTTCCGATGGCGTCAGCCTCGTACTGGGCTGCTGTCACGCCGGTCTGCGGAACACGATCGCGTACGCCGAATCGGTCTTCGATCGGCCCGTCCGGACCGTCGTCGGCGGGACCCACCTTCGAGCAGACTCCCGCGAGGCGATCGCGCCGATCGTCGACTGGCTCGACGGCCGGATCGAACGGATCGCGCCGACCCACTGCACCGGGCAGGTCGCCCGGCGCGCCCTCGACGATCGGTTCGGGGAGGCCTTCGTCCGGGTCGGTGCGGGATCGCGAATCGACCTCTGA
- a CDS encoding NifB/NifX family molybdenum-iron cluster-binding protein yields MLICVPSLDDGGLDAPVSGHFGRAPNYSLVDTDSDSVEVIDNDGRHHGGSGSPPQIVADTGADALVCGNLGQKAVERFDALDIEVYCGAEGSVRDAVEAFEDDDLDRATPDGSHCSGHGDGGHGDGGGHDHDHDHGDGHSH; encoded by the coding sequence ATGCTGATCTGTGTGCCGAGTCTCGACGACGGCGGACTCGACGCGCCAGTCTCGGGCCACTTCGGGCGGGCCCCGAACTACTCGCTGGTCGACACCGACAGCGACAGCGTCGAGGTGATCGACAACGACGGGCGCCACCACGGCGGGAGTGGCTCACCGCCCCAGATCGTGGCCGATACGGGCGCAGACGCACTCGTCTGTGGGAATCTCGGCCAGAAAGCCGTCGAGCGATTCGACGCGCTCGACATCGAGGTCTACTGTGGAGCCGAGGGAAGCGTCCGCGACGCGGTAGAGGCGTTCGAGGACGACGATCTCGACCGGGCGACCCCCGACGGGTCGCACTGTTCGGGCCACGGCGACGGTGGTCATGGCGACGGCGGCGGTCACGATCACGACCACGACCACGGCGACGGACACTCCCACTGA